Proteins encoded in a region of the Teredinibacter purpureus genome:
- a CDS encoding glycoside hydrolase family 9 protein, whose protein sequence is MRLPLLALLVLSAFATAEAPNTSPSLVINEADYFEKAGLNVTVFSDIYPDGHQTGVSIIQHGLRVAANGDIRLEASPGQWSPVPKGGEQTVDRTTQTISQTLSYPDESKNRVGFNPIEYPDLTFSYQVKVKALEGNSVKVSVDFDEPLPDEWIGKVGFNFELFPGHLFGKSWIMDEATGLFPQQPNGPIQQHQGEWINSALAVGKTLVVAPGEEKQRLVIEANQGELTLLDGRSNHNNGWYIVRTLVPKGATKNAIEWTITAHTIEGWQYKPVIQVSQLGYAQAQSKKVIIEQDKTDSKASPITLYRLDASGKRKVASGVVKPWGKFLRYNYFSYDFSDIKTPGLYVVEYRDQTSHTFKIGNNVFDRHAWQPTLEYYLPVQMCHMHVAEKYRVWHGLCHDDDALMSPVNTNHFDGYKSGDSTLTTYKPLQAVPGLNKGGWHDAGDYDLRIESQMTTVWLLAMMAEEFNVDYDATSINQETKVVEIHQPDGKNDINQQIEHGLLSVLGAYESLGRLYRGIIVPTVRQYVHLGDAATQTDNRVYDASVENAVADDRWVFTEENPNREVAAAAGLAAASRVIKQYNPSLSKKAIEAAEAIYLAASSKELNIKNRVFALAELSLATQNKQYVKELTQYEADIIEHIQDTGWAIGRVMPMVKKRSFVKNIDRAVKAYQQTVKQQATETPYGVPYKPHIWGAGWGIQHFAVKQYFFRQAWPRYTSDDDYLNALNFILGVHPGENTQSFASGVGANSATVAYGVNRADWSYIPGGVISGTALIRPDLPELKIWPFFWQQTEYVMGGGATNYMFLVLAANEKFNP, encoded by the coding sequence ATGAGATTGCCACTGCTCGCACTACTGGTATTGTCTGCTTTCGCTACCGCAGAAGCACCTAATACCAGCCCTTCCCTAGTGATAAATGAAGCCGATTATTTTGAAAAAGCCGGATTAAACGTTACCGTTTTTAGTGATATTTATCCTGATGGCCACCAAACGGGCGTATCGATTATTCAGCATGGTTTGCGCGTAGCGGCAAACGGCGATATTCGATTAGAAGCCTCGCCGGGCCAATGGTCACCGGTACCAAAAGGCGGCGAGCAAACGGTTGATAGAACGACGCAAACCATCAGCCAAACACTGTCTTACCCTGATGAAAGTAAAAATCGTGTAGGGTTCAACCCCATTGAATACCCCGACTTAACGTTTAGCTACCAAGTGAAGGTTAAAGCGCTTGAAGGCAATAGCGTTAAAGTCAGCGTAGATTTTGATGAGCCGTTACCTGATGAATGGATTGGGAAAGTCGGCTTCAATTTTGAGCTTTTTCCCGGCCATCTCTTTGGTAAAAGCTGGATTATGGATGAAGCGACGGGCCTCTTCCCACAACAACCGAATGGCCCCATACAGCAACACCAAGGTGAGTGGATCAATTCTGCTTTAGCCGTAGGTAAAACACTGGTAGTGGCGCCAGGCGAAGAAAAACAGCGGCTCGTGATAGAGGCAAACCAAGGCGAATTGACCTTATTGGATGGTCGCAGTAACCATAATAATGGTTGGTACATTGTGCGTACCTTGGTACCAAAGGGCGCAACTAAAAACGCCATTGAATGGACTATCACCGCCCATACCATCGAAGGTTGGCAATACAAACCTGTGATTCAAGTATCGCAATTGGGCTATGCACAAGCGCAATCAAAAAAGGTGATTATCGAGCAAGATAAAACCGATAGTAAGGCAAGCCCCATTACGTTATATCGGTTAGATGCCTCGGGTAAACGCAAAGTGGCCAGTGGTGTTGTTAAGCCATGGGGCAAATTCCTTCGTTACAACTATTTCAGTTACGACTTCAGTGATATTAAAACGCCGGGTTTATATGTGGTTGAATACCGAGACCAAACTAGCCATACCTTTAAAATAGGTAATAACGTTTTCGATCGGCACGCTTGGCAGCCAACGTTAGAATATTATTTGCCGGTTCAAATGTGCCATATGCATGTGGCCGAAAAATACCGCGTGTGGCACGGCTTGTGTCACGACGATGATGCATTGATGTCGCCGGTCAATACCAATCATTTTGATGGGTATAAATCGGGCGACTCAACGTTAACCACCTACAAACCCCTGCAAGCAGTACCGGGCTTGAATAAAGGCGGCTGGCATGACGCTGGCGATTACGATCTAAGGATAGAATCCCAAATGACCACTGTGTGGTTGTTAGCCATGATGGCTGAAGAATTTAACGTCGATTACGACGCAACCAGCATTAACCAAGAGACCAAGGTGGTTGAAATACATCAACCCGACGGCAAAAATGACATCAACCAGCAAATCGAACATGGCCTGCTCAGCGTACTGGGTGCCTATGAATCATTGGGTCGTCTGTATCGCGGCATAATAGTTCCCACTGTTCGCCAGTACGTACACTTGGGCGATGCCGCCACACAAACGGATAACCGCGTTTACGATGCGAGTGTAGAGAACGCTGTTGCTGATGACCGCTGGGTGTTTACCGAAGAAAATCCCAATAGAGAAGTGGCGGCTGCAGCGGGTTTGGCGGCGGCGTCTCGGGTGATTAAACAGTACAACCCTAGCTTATCGAAAAAAGCCATTGAAGCTGCAGAAGCCATTTATCTAGCCGCGAGTTCGAAAGAGCTGAATATTAAAAACCGTGTATTTGCGCTCGCAGAATTGAGCTTGGCCACCCAGAACAAACAGTATGTAAAAGAGCTGACTCAATATGAAGCCGACATTATTGAACATATTCAAGATACTGGTTGGGCGATTGGCCGTGTAATGCCCATGGTTAAGAAGAGAAGCTTTGTTAAAAACATCGACAGAGCAGTGAAGGCATATCAACAGACGGTTAAACAACAGGCCACCGAAACGCCTTATGGCGTGCCGTACAAGCCTCATATTTGGGGCGCGGGTTGGGGAATACAGCACTTTGCCGTTAAGCAATATTTTTTCCGTCAGGCGTGGCCGCGTTATACGAGTGATGACGATTACTTAAACGCGCTTAATTTTATACTGGGGGTTCACCCAGGTGAAAATACACAGTCGTTTGC
- a CDS encoding S41 family peptidase, with protein MTISSNSEKDSSLHPAPYLLLAVIFIAGCSDFFSPPVHVDALTVCETETDNNNVLTDCLSARWDNVSAWQADLDGSNSISYSQGNTNELVRWNFITDERSPKNKVLAIEYANVPANGGLLLGATYPLLRHDMRAYSHGTLHFDVKLISRGNNNAFLTAKVDCGYPCESRATRLDIQELNRWYAIALPIEDLVQKGLDLAKVDVPLLVTPQWHNMQGVHYQLANIRWEKSPPAEQNQPQPSTDWAAIAKDVLDFIYSTATAHHPGAIDAQNPAFSQWLSLGHQQAIARANRATTKAEAKSAISFYLAGFNDVHFYSNFSGQNHALQWAGVVLQRQGTAYNVIHTAERWPSPLPPLNSVLLGCDGREADTILDEDILPFRQNDRKLQALRNRWANRLLIDDGLGARTAFNQCVFFYNGRSHYVDMQWLVTTDDAIAPHFYKKSGLAPLSIREVKPKQFWVTLNTFSLTAQGVVAMEAVQTAIEQLDAPELVVLDLRNNTGGNSLWGNNIASALLGEAAVMKYWLLESSPEFAQWRATDSNLRDLEHNRLVYLAATVGEFSESYQFTQKIVDAMREDLAAGNATTQQVPTPTRWQSFSLDVVKWWVKDSKPKIQSPIVVLTSHRCVSACLDFMAVMGHFPNVIHMGQETLVDTAYTDVRSLELPHAMGVLTLPMKVRRGKTFAPNKPRLAYNGDIFADEAVQAWVLETALAQSIAQSERN; from the coding sequence TTGACGATTAGTTCCAATAGTGAAAAGGATTCTAGCTTGCACCCTGCCCCCTATTTATTGCTTGCGGTAATTTTTATTGCTGGTTGTTCGGACTTCTTCTCTCCCCCTGTTCACGTGGATGCTTTAACTGTCTGTGAGACCGAGACTGACAACAACAATGTACTGACTGATTGTCTTTCAGCACGGTGGGATAATGTGTCTGCGTGGCAAGCGGACCTAGATGGCAGCAATAGCATCAGTTACAGCCAAGGCAACACCAACGAGCTCGTTCGCTGGAATTTTATTACCGATGAGCGTTCGCCCAAGAACAAAGTGTTAGCGATCGAATATGCCAATGTGCCGGCGAACGGCGGGCTTTTACTCGGTGCTACCTACCCACTTCTGCGCCACGATATGCGCGCGTATTCGCACGGCACACTTCATTTTGACGTGAAGCTTATAAGCCGTGGTAATAACAACGCTTTTCTTACGGCAAAGGTCGATTGCGGATACCCGTGCGAAAGTCGTGCTACACGCTTGGACATTCAAGAGTTGAATCGGTGGTACGCGATAGCCTTGCCGATAGAAGACCTAGTACAAAAAGGGCTAGACCTCGCCAAAGTTGATGTACCGCTACTGGTCACGCCCCAATGGCATAATATGCAAGGCGTGCACTATCAGCTTGCTAATATCCGTTGGGAAAAATCGCCACCGGCGGAGCAGAATCAACCACAGCCTTCCACCGATTGGGCTGCTATAGCGAAAGATGTTTTAGACTTTATTTATAGCACCGCGACTGCACATCACCCCGGCGCAATAGATGCGCAAAATCCTGCCTTCTCACAGTGGCTCAGTTTGGGCCATCAACAGGCTATTGCGCGGGCTAACAGAGCGACGACTAAGGCCGAAGCAAAATCGGCGATAAGCTTCTATTTAGCGGGCTTTAACGATGTGCATTTTTATAGCAACTTTAGCGGGCAAAATCATGCGCTTCAGTGGGCGGGTGTGGTGCTGCAACGACAAGGTACAGCGTACAACGTTATTCATACCGCCGAGCGATGGCCTTCACCTTTGCCACCGTTGAATAGCGTACTGCTGGGGTGCGATGGTCGGGAAGCCGATACCATTTTAGATGAAGATATTCTGCCGTTTAGACAGAACGATAGAAAACTGCAGGCGTTGCGCAACCGTTGGGCCAACCGGTTATTAATTGATGATGGCCTTGGCGCTAGAACAGCGTTTAATCAGTGTGTATTTTTCTATAACGGCCGGTCGCACTACGTTGATATGCAATGGCTCGTCACAACAGACGACGCCATAGCCCCGCATTTCTATAAAAAAAGTGGCTTAGCCCCGCTGTCGATTCGCGAAGTTAAACCCAAGCAGTTTTGGGTAACGTTAAATACCTTCAGTTTGACTGCCCAAGGCGTTGTAGCTATGGAGGCTGTGCAAACGGCGATCGAGCAACTAGATGCCCCTGAACTGGTTGTACTCGACTTGCGCAATAACACTGGTGGTAATTCTCTATGGGGCAATAATATTGCCAGCGCTTTACTCGGGGAAGCTGCCGTCATGAAATATTGGCTGCTCGAAAGCTCCCCAGAGTTTGCGCAGTGGCGTGCGACTGACAGCAACCTCCGAGATCTAGAGCACAATAGGCTCGTGTATTTAGCCGCAACCGTGGGCGAATTCAGCGAGAGCTACCAATTTACCCAAAAAATCGTTGATGCAATGCGTGAAGACCTTGCCGCGGGTAATGCTACGACGCAGCAGGTTCCAACACCCACGCGCTGGCAATCGTTTTCTTTAGACGTGGTGAAATGGTGGGTGAAAGATAGTAAACCGAAAATACAGAGCCCAATCGTGGTACTAACGTCGCACCGGTGCGTGAGTGCGTGCTTGGATTTTATGGCGGTCATGGGGCATTTTCCAAACGTTATACACATGGGGCAAGAAACACTGGTTGATACCGCGTACACCGACGTTCGATCGCTAGAGTTGCCTCATGCTATGGGTGTACTTACCTTGCCAATGAAAGTGCGTCGTGGCAAAACATTTGCGCCCAATAAGCCACGTTTAGCCTATAACGGCGATATATTTGCTGACGAGGCCGTTCAGGCGTGGGTATTAGAGACCGCACTTGCTCAATCGATTGCCCAAAGTGAACGTAATTAA